One genomic region from Henningerozyma blattae CBS 6284 chromosome 2, complete genome encodes:
- the MIF2 gene encoding Mif2p (similar to Saccharomyces cerevisiae MIF2 (YKL089W); ancestral locus Anc_2.495), whose translation MELFNLGTRSRKIGLTIRRKISKDEYSMENVDDFFNDDEDDQENAYDDTTSGSNIFSSLNNNNTNTNNNSRQPEPNRVSSALNNNNVRNSNIKNRRHSRMSNSFIIDNLSSATDVQINYNDNTNIENAHNLDNDVIPTSGNMTITPPQSQVFLQRSTNNNQTQKHILPKNASSTLFKNYRTSNIPQNVINTPNYYTQDSNQNQLNTLNNNIPNLQPSTNISPNNNISQYQPYGDHGDGPQSDLPLDDIIPAPIDNNSPFINNEESFILPKKTTQLPLILITLAKIKKRLIYKKIWKLQILVFLKEQEELFVETNNPKRFIESSNHQLIDEIDRNKNIAEGEDEITTIEYEDHEIDEEEIRKHIDDLDKKEDGFELVSEEDEDYIDMETAGLSSSSSSDDDDYEDNQKPTHEQLEDAEKNMKMLKMLKFIKKQSSLMAATRARSNNDSSTQNLLTDSNFDIKTGLRKSKRIKIAPLDYWRNEKVVYTRKSKAPVLDIEKIITYEPTEEDFDENFQESTKRRVQNSKKRLDLKHRVENFSSDRPKGMRKRGRPPKPKNISTSTETSKDINEKLLSEIKSGSIEEAKWIKTGVLQNSSVNSQDDTDIDDKEIIAFSANSNLKEKTFKHGDEEFSLQIMSEKYKDLFASGIIKIPVGGKKNMTDSDHTFMNFHVIQGVLEVILNEKTFIVIEGSSFQIPIFNNYSFKNKGNNEVKMYFVQVSINNDILINEQTSFTNANIVSQNEDISKVSNNDDDDQFDFKIGNNHSTTIEDHSIKQVPDEQAPFIKMEQGADINVSSMEVEGGHVDGSDVNSNASILASNKIVDNILSSPNISRIKNLPINQSLTSMSMTDIGS comes from the coding sequence ATGGAACTCTTTAACTTAGGTACAAGATCAAGGAAAATCGGCCTCACAATCAGAAGAAAGATTTCGAAGGATGAGTATAGCATGGAAAATGTTGACGATTTctttaatgatgatgaggaCGACCAAGAAAATGCATATGATGATACAACTTCAGgttctaatatatttagttctcttaataataacaatactaATACCAACAATAACAGTAGACAGCCGGAACCTAATAGAGTATCATCTgctttgaataataataatgtaagaaattcaaatatcaaaaatcGTCGTCACTCACGAATGTCAAATTCCTTTatcattgataatttaagTTCTGCAACTGATGTTCAAATCAACtataatgataatactaatatagAGAATGCTCATAATCTGGATAATGACGTAATTCCAACTAGTGGTAATATGACAATCACACCTCCTCAATCTCAAGTCTTTCTACAAAGGTCTACAAACAATAACCAAACCCAGAAGCATATATTACCTAAAAATGCGTCCTCAAccttatttaaaaattatagaacTTCAAATATTCCACAAAATGTAATTAATACCCCCAATTATTATACCCAAGATTCAAATCAAAACCAGCTTaatactttaaataataacattcCTAATTTGCAACCATCGACTAATATATCtcctaataataatatatcacAATACCAACCCTATGGCGATCATGGTGATGGGCCTCAGTCTGACTTACCATTAGATGATATAATACCAGCCCCTATTGATAACAATAGTccttttataaataatgaagaatcaTTCATACttccaaaaaaaactaCACAGCTTCcattgattttaataactttagcaaagataaaaaaaagactaatatacaaaaaaatttggaaattgCAGATTCTAgtttttttgaaagaacaagaagaattatttgtagaAACAAATAATCCAAAGAGATTTATTGAGAGCTCAAATCATCAATTAATCGATGAAATTGATagaaataagaatattGCTGAGGGGGAAGATGAAATTACAACTATTGAATATGAAGATcatgaaattgatgaagaagaaattcgTAAACATATTGATGATTTAGATAAAAAGGAAGATGGATTCGAATTAGTTAGTGAGGAAGATGAAGACTATATAGATATGGAAACTGCTGGTTTATCTTCCTCTTCCTCATCTGATGACGATGACTATGAAGATAATCAAAAACCCACACATGAACAATTAGAAGATgctgaaaaaaatatgaagatGCTGAAGAtgttaaaatttataaaaaagcAATCATCCTTAATGGCAGCAACAAGAGCAagatcaaataatgatagtTCAACTCAAAATTTACTTACTGATAGTAACTTTGATATCAAAACTGGGTTACGTAAATCTAAAAGAATCAAAATAGCACCATTGGATTATTGGagaaatgaaaaagttGTATACACTAGAAAATCTAAAGCTCCAGTAttagatattgaaaaaataataacatatGAGCCCACTGAAGAAgattttgatgaaaattttcaagaatCAACAAAAAGAAGAGTTCAAAAcagtaaaaaaagattgGACTTAAAGCATCGTGTGGAAAATTTTAGTTCTGATCGGCCTAAAGGTATGAGAAAGAGAGGAAGGCCACCCAAgccaaaaaatatttccacTTCTACTGAGACTTCAAAggatattaatgaaaaattgttATCTGAAATCAAATCTGGATCTATTGAAGAGGCAAAATGGATCAAAACAGGTGTTTTACAAAATAGCTCGGTAAATTCACAAGATGATACAGATATAgatgataaagaaattattgcATTTAGTGCCAATTCAAACTTAAAGGAAAAAACCTTTAAGCATggtgatgaagaattttcaTTACAAATTATGTCTGAGAAATATAAAGATCTATTTGCAAGTGggattattaaaattccAGTAGgaggtaaaaaaaatatgaccGATTCAGATCATACATTTATGAACTTTCATGTGATTCAAGGTGTGTTAGaagtaatattaaatgaaaaaacttttattgttattgaaGGATCTTCATTTCAAATACCAATCTTCAATAATTactcttttaaaaataaggGAAATAATGAAGTTAAAATGTACTTTGTTCAAGTTAGTATTAACAATGATATACTGATTAATGAGCAAACAAGTTTTACTAATGCTAATATAGTTTCTCAGAATGAAGATATCTCAAAGGtatctaataatgatgatgatgaccaatttgattttaaaattggcAACAATCACTCAACCACTATCGAAGATCATAGTATCAAGCAAGTACCAGATGAACAAGCGCCCTTTATTAAAATGGAACAAGGGGCTGATATCAATGTATCATCAATGGAAGTCGAAGGAGGACATGTAGATGGTAGTGATGTAAACTCTAATGCTAGTATTCTAGcaagtaataaaattgttgaTAATATACTGTCATCGCCAAATATATCACGAATCAAAAATTTACCAATTAATCAATCATTAACTTCCATGAGCATGACGGACATTGGTtcttag
- the TBLA0B05520 gene encoding SEC14 family lipid-binding protein (similar to Saccharomyces cerevisiae YKL091C and SEC14 (YMR079W); ancestral locus Anc_2.491): MSTKSTKSASASSAVQSSSASITNKSIKSSKSTSSNLQEKEFLESYPQTCKPGDTPGSPGNTTDAQLKTLKEFRSILKKKGYTERLDDATLLRFLRARKFDLALAEKMFVDCENWRKEFGTNTILEDFHYDEKPIVAKYYPQYYHKTDKDGRPCYFEELGMVNLPDMLKITTQERMLKNLVWEYEAFVKYRLPASSRAVGYLVETSCTIMDLKGISISSAYNVISYVKEASIIGQNYYPERMGKFYLINAPFGFSTAFKLFKPFLDPVTVSKIFILSSSYKKELLKQIPEENLPKKFGGKSEVLEADGGLYLSDVGPWRDAKYIGPEGEAPHAFSLK; this comes from the coding sequence ATGTCTACAAAATCCACCAAATCAGCAAGCGCTTCTTCAGCTGTCCAATCCAGTTCTGCTTCGATCACGaacaaatcaattaaatcttCCAAATCCACCAGTTCAAATCTACAAGAGAAAGAATTCTTAGAATCTTACCCACAAACTTGTAAACCCGGTGATACTCCAGGTTCTCCAGGTAATACCACCGATGCTCAATTGAAAACATTGAAAGAATTTAGAtctattttgaaaaagaaaggtTACACTGAAAGATTAGATGATGCCACTCTATTAAGATTCCTAAGAGCAAGAAAGTTTGATTTAGCCTTGGCTGAAAAAATGTTTGTTGATTGTGAAAATTGGAGAAAGGAATTCGGTACTAATACTATACTAGAAGATTTCCATTATGATGAAAAACCAATTGTAGCTAAATATTATCCACAATATTACCATAAAACTGATAAAGATGGTAGACCTTGTTATTTCGAAGAATTAGGTATGGTCAATTTACCAGATATGTTAAAGATCACTACCCAAGAAAGAATGTTAAAAAACTTGGTTTGGGAATATGAAGCTTTTGTCAAATATAGATTACCAGCTTCTTCAAGAGCAGTCGGTTATTTGGTCGAAACCTCTTGTACAATTATGGATTTAAAGGGTATTTCCATCTCAAGTGCTTACAATGTTATCTCTTACGTTAAAGAAGCATCTATCATTggtcaaaattattatcctGAAAGAATGggtaaattttatttaattaatgcTCCATTTGGATTCTCTACTGcctttaaattatttaagcCATTCTTAGATCCTGTCACTGTCtccaaaattttcattctAAGTTCATCATACaagaaagaattattaaaacaaatcCCAGAAGAAAACTTACCAAAGAAATTTGGTGGGAAATCTGAAGTTTTAGAAGCTGACGGTGGATTATATTTATCTGATGTGGGTCCATGGAGAGATGCTAAATACATTGGTCCAGAGGGTGAAGCTCCACATgcattttctttaaaataa
- the BUD2 gene encoding GTPase-activating protein BUD2 (similar to Saccharomyces cerevisiae BUD2 (YKL092C); ancestral locus Anc_2.490) → MPSSYNNTNIHNTNKINTTVNKNTNLSPITKRPTNVSNSTDSTTSSSTLNDNITKKKLGKQSSPISTLPNTHINTHASNSNSTTTISNNDDSIVTANAFIDYIKSSNGLFHDYLQWSSDFIEPYSIVNNTTNSKVNSWKTDYITINKFGNLSIVKGSKSSNSSINSNSNNKGFQLQNCKLKLIQDITNNNDYSIIQITFPHNNTDPKLDSNSINKISHLYLHQSSRLKFKKILYTLLWWASFKNTGIFNKLNLNSPSLNNNTISTTDEHNLLVCQLRVYGPLPINELNRTSSNPISLIRTNSNSSNIASNIPNLSSNLPIPKFLYNNQNSNTENNEKLTSSIREGWFNAMGVLKDNGQLDLISQTDGSIIYTLNISKLLRSEIRILDKSLLKSDKFLFLGILKKLRQNLGLNIGHSSHTDLFIKRPSLSNTNPISKSNSNINVPNSSISGCNPSITISDHRPSTSPKTNSDYISNQRLILNFPLRVDLEDWFVALNALAIETTLSLKGSDNSNKLRISNKFKLTILEADLSPDIIQTDISKTDPYMITHPLSHSFSDFTSIQKERQNNITSVQKHSIDAPQVKINTAQKRPTSASFNSTSFNTTHNTNFNATHNTSFNTTNMTSFNDNTHDSHAKGSTLPKKTSTYNSTLTEKPKHTLIHNKTNTDPSKTTHTTDIPINLSDSKKPAPENSALNTIIDIETTNRYAKSNSGSSNSTIMSGPVPNKLLPPTTTLTNPTTNITTSILTITSTNSTVSSSASISSEDTDSSSENYVAALSDITPMLTSNYLTPRDTNTPRSAISSSNDITPDSTTASGGSVTLLTGTEINTNSNLNTNTTTPTIISTPDTIITPSPLTNPTSNAASLSNNATKLSNGITSMANVTISTNTAIPLAATLTPNIPTDLDTTTDNKTPNCSNNVSRITTNYMSISSDPTTPMKTSTNTTFDMITPSQSFTTETASIYLSISMWDHIWAKTPAIESNPKPFWREEFEFSELLPIDNLLIELWETYPLSTPITSTPNSSPQVKKKRKEKLLGYLSLNQDIINNLSKDCNLIRLPILSVSDKTSNIGTLCLKVDLNLNFILPYANFVKLEKCLKTLPLENLANLIYNHDFKENFKINDTSKILLDVFQVLNRQNCWFEQLMEKELSDVNNSINKIKNSSATTSVKGISNSTSNIYNTLFRGNSVLTKSLEKYFFRVGTEYLDKSVGSTLRKIISQNKSCEIDKQRYDSNLSPEEKEKTFDRNKKHLMYYIKDIWKNIYNTSNDLPIEIKIQLTALRKKLELLCIPDSKQENKPNVIHPTILNCISSILILRFFCPVILNPKLFDFVENHLTDRPRRTLTLISKLLLNLSNQTTFGNKEPWLICMNEFINDHKDEFIDYVEKITEKKLDFTPKKLKLYSIKGRQKLELNYEIIHNLPSIPFLIDRCSRETELVHLIYSFHKSQNINNDGVEEKTAINKDIINQNTIEGLKVKSPSSSTSSILKTIMGEQPDNDSNPKNPKIGTLAFEKLTENNIEVFGDEMMLLLQDDTTPPDSQFEYKNISPQESIDKMKHFEIESTLLYTRIKKLVYTLSDYEYPDDNLLSVDLYLNKIVESLYFTEKRRILINFNDPRFIQVEGARKIFAERNQPSKLLESTPIAFLRNSKHSKSSQNKSTPQSANSKSTKQSRLSKLLLLGISEEKPLTNNKISRFFRGNK, encoded by the coding sequence ATGCCTTCGTcatataataataccaatattCACAATAcaaacaaaattaataccactgttaataaaaataccaATTTATCACCAATCACTAAACGTCCTACAAATGTTTCTAACAGCACCGATTCTACTACGAGCTCTTCCACTCTAAATGACAATATAACCAAAAAGAAGCTAGGAAAACAAAGTTCTCCAATTTCAACACTTCCAAATACACATATTAATACCCATGCTTccaattctaattcaacTACAActatttctaataatgatgattcaATAGTTACTGCAAATGCGTTTATTGACTATATTAAATCCTCAAATGGTTTATTTCATGATTACTTACAGTGGTCATCTGACTTTATTGAGCCATACTCTATTGTGAATAATACGACAAACTCCAAGGTGAACAGCTGGAAAACTGATTATATTACAATAAATAAGTTtggtaatttatcaatagtAAAAGGCTCTAAAAGTTCAAATTCAAgcattaattcaaattcaaataataaaggatttcaattacaaaattgtaaattaaagttaattCAAGatataacaaataataatgactATTcaataatccaaataaCTTTCCCACATAATAATACCGATCCTAAACTAGattctaattcaattaataagaTATCAcatttatatttacatCAATCTAGtagattaaaatttaaaaaaatattatataccTTACTTTGGTGGGCAAGCTTCAAAAACACCGgaatctttaataaattaaatttaaattcccCATCGTTGAATAACAATACAATCAGTACTACAGATGAACATAATCTTCTAGTATGTCAGTTAAGAGTATATGGCCCATTACCAATAAACGAATTAAATCGAACATCATCAAATCCAATTTCACTAATCAGGAcgaattcaaattcatcgAATATAGCTTCAAACATACCAAatttatcttcaaatttacCAATACCAAAATTCctttataataatcaaaattcaaatactgaaaataatgaaaaattaactaGTTCAATAAGAGAAGGCTGGTTCAATGCAATGGGGGTTTTAAAGGATAATGGACAACTGGATTTAATTTCTCAAACAGATGgttcaattatttatacTCTAAACATTTCAAAATTGCTTAGATCAGAAATTCGTATTTTGgataaatcattattgaaaagtgataaatttttatttcttggaattttaaaaaaattaagacaAAATTTGGGTTTAAATATTGGCCATTCAAGCCATACCGATTTGTTTATAAAAAGACCATCACTTTCCAATACAAATCCAATCTCAAAATCCAACTCTAATATAAATGTtccaaattcttcaatatcgGGCTGCAACCCATCTATCACGATATCAGACCACCGACCCTCCACATCTCCCAAAACTAATAGtgattatatttcaaatcaaCGTTTAATTCTTAATTTCCCATTAAGAGTCGATTTAGAGGATTGGTTTGTTGCATTAAACGCTTTAGCCATTGAAACTACATTATCTTTAAAGGGTTCagataattctaataaattaagaatttcaaataaattcaagTTAACTATTTTAGAAGCTGATTTATCACCTGATATCATTCAAACTGACATTAGCAAGACAGACCCTTATATGATTACTCACCCACTCTCACATTCTTTTTCAGATTTTACTTCGATTCAAAAAGAACgccaaaataatatcactTCAGTTCAAAAACATTCAATTGATGCTCCTCAggtaaaaattaatacagCACAAAAGAGACCAACTAGCGCATCATTTAACAGCACAAGCTTTAACACAACTCATAACACAAATTTCAACGCAACTCATAACACAAGCTTCAATACAACCAATATGACTTcctttaatgataatacaCACGATTCACATGCTAAAGGCTCAACACTGCCGAAAAAGACTAGTACTTACAATTCCACATTAACTGAAAAACCAAAACACACATTAATTCACAATAAAACTAACACAGATCCTTCAAAAACTACCCATACCACCGATATACCTATCAATTTATCGGACAGTAAAAAACCAGCACCTGAAAACTCAGCATTAAATACAATTATAGATATTGAAACTACCAATAGATATGCAAAATCCAACTCTGGTTCATCCAATTCTACTATAATGAGCGGCCCAGTACccaataaattattaccacCAACCACTACTTTGACAAACCCAACTACAAATATCACTACCTCAATTCTTACAATAACATCTACAAATTCAACAGTATCGTCATCAGCATCAATATCTTCTGAAGATACAGATTCTTCTTCGGAAAATTATGTAGCTGCTTTAAGTGATATTACCCCTATGTTAACTTCTAATTATCTCACACCCCGTGATACAAATACCCCTCGTAGTGCCATATCTTCTTCGAACGATATTACCCCAGATTCTACCACTGCTTCTGGGGGCAGCGTAACATTACTAACAGGTACAGAGataaatacaaattcaaatttaaataccAATACTACAACTCCAACTATTATATCTACTCCAGATACAATTATTACCCCCTCTCCTCTTACTAATCCAACATCTAATGCAGCCTCCTTATCCAATAATGCAACAAAACTATCAAATGGTATCACTTCCATGGCAAATGTAACTATATCCACCAATACCGCTATCCCATTAGCTGCTACATTAACTCCAAATATTCCAACAGATCTAGACACTACTACAGATAACAAAACGCCAAATTGTTCAAACAACGTTTCAAGAATCACTACAAATTATATGTCTATTAGTAGCGATCCAACAACTCCCATGAAAACATCAACCAATACAACATTTGATATGATTACACCATCCCAATCATTTACTACCGAAACTGCTTCAATATATCTAAGCATATCCATGTGGGATCACATATGGGCAAAAACTCCAGCTATAGAAAGTAATCCAAAACCATTTTGGAGGGAAGAATTTGAGTTTAGTGAACTTCTTCCAATTGACAATTTGTTAATTGAATTGTGGGAAACTTATCCACTATCGACACCTATTACAAGTACTCCGAATTCATCGCCTCAAGtcaagaagaaaagaaaagaaaaattattgggTTATCTTTCACTAAATCAagatatcattaataatttgagtAAAGATTGCAATTTAATTAGGTTACCAATTTTGTCAGTATCTGATAAAACATCAAATATTGGTACTTTATGCTTAAAGgttgatttaaatttaaattttattcttccTTATGCTAACTTTGTCAAGTTAGAGAAATGTTTGAAAACCCTTCCTTTAGAAAACCTAgctaatttaatttataatcaCGATTTTAAGGAGaacttcaaaattaatgacacttcaaaaattttactAGATGTTTTCCAGGTATTAAATAGGCAAAATTGCTGGTTTGAACAATTAATGGAAAAAGAACTCAGTGATGTTAATAATagcattaataaaattaagaatAGCTCTGCTACTACTTCAGTCAAGGGTATTTCAAACTCTACGAGCAATATCTATAATACTTTATTTCGAGGCAATTCTGTTCTAACGAAatctttagaaaaatatttcttcagAGTTGGTACAGAATATTTGGATAAATCTGTAGGTAGCACATTacgaaaaataatttcccAAAATAAATCCTGTGAGATTGATAAACAAAGATACGATTCAAATCTTTCACCAGAAGAGAAGGAAAAAACTTTtgatagaaataaaaaacacCTAATGTATTACATTAAAGATATatggaaaaatatttacaatacAAGTAATGATTTACCAATAGAAATAAAGATTCAACTAACGGCATTAAGGAAGAAATTAGAGCTACTATGTATTCCAGATTCtaaacaagaaaataagCCTAATGTAATCCATCCCACAATTTTGAATTGCATTTCAAGCATTTTAATCTTGAGGTTTTTTTGTCCTGTTATTTTAAATcctaaattatttgatttcgTTGAAAATCATCTAACTGACAGACCGAGAAGAACTTTAACCTTAATTAGCAAACTTTTACTTAATCTTTCAAACCAAACTACCTTTGGAAATAAAGAGCCTTGGCTGATCTGTATgaatgaatttattaatgacCATAAAGACGAATTTATTGACTatgttgaaaaaattacagagaaaaaattagattttaCTCCTAAAAAACTAAAACTATACAGCATTAAGGGTAGACAAAAACTTGAACTGAATTATGAAATTATCCACAATTTACCATCAAttccatttttaattgacAGGTGCTCAAGGGAGACCGAGCTAGTccatttaatatattcCTTTCATAAGAgccaaaatattaataacgATGGTGTCGAAGAAAAAACTgcaataaataaagatatcaTCAACCAGAATACTATTGAGGGTCTAAAAGTAAAGTCCCCATCCAGCTCAACCAGTTCAATACTCAAGACTATCATGGGTGAACAGCCTGATAACGATTCTAACCCTAAAAATCCTAAAATTGGGACTTTAGCGTTTGAAAAACTAACAGAAAATAACATCGAAGTTTTCGGTGATGAAATGATGCTTCTTTTACAGGATGATACTACTCCTCCAGACTCtcaatttgaatataaaaatatatctcCTCAAGAAAGTATTGATAAAATGAAACATTTTGAAATAGAATCTACTTTATTATACACTAGGATTAAAAAATTGGTTTATACACTCTCAGACTATGAATACCCGGATGATAACCTACTTTCTGTTGAtctatatttgaataaaattgttgaatCATTATACTTTACAGAAAAGAGACgtattttaataaactttAATGACCCGAGATTTATCCAAGTAGAAGGAGCGAGAAAGATTTTTGCAGAACGAAATCAACCATCTAAACTTCTAGAATCTACCCCCATAGCATTTCTACGGAATTCAAAACACTCAAAATCTTCCCAGAATAAATCAACACCTCAATCAGCCAATTCTAAATCCACAAAACAATCAAGACTCTCTaaacttcttcttctagGGATCTCTGAGGAGAAACCATTaactaataacaaaatCTCCAGATTTTTCAGAGgcaataaataa